One genomic window of Brassica napus cultivar Da-Ae unplaced genomic scaffold, Da-Ae ScsIHWf_794;HRSCAF=1138, whole genome shotgun sequence includes the following:
- the LOC125605640 gene encoding uncharacterized protein LOC125605640, with the protein MELLKEIGIIGASHGWVATLKNGVVCLQDDLDLPDTDPKRIPLPPFVTLPHCQTQIVTNVSMSSSSPEDEDCIVAVKFLGPQLSLCRPAQRDCKWSNIRITDPSFYSSHVMYSKRDGMFSMPASRGHYIGSWDLRRHMKEPKIQMLRLPDEDPIPEMTEKKWQRLESCCTKQHYLVESLHTDETFMVKWYTESHPIANNTLNLWDHFLVLKIDKEGNAVYTKGIGHLCILLSKSEAICIPSKSNRKVKNSVYMLREHEFAIVMIDTNQKFCQRPFPSSLPYYIPKRLLI; encoded by the coding sequence ATGGAGTTACTGAAGGAGATAGGAATCATAGGAGCATCCCATGGCTGGGTAGCAACTTTGAAAAACGGAGTCGTGTGTCTTCAAGATGACCTAGATCTCCCTGATACTGACCCAAAACGCATTCCTCTTCCTCCTTTTGTAACTCTACCTCATTGCCAAACCCAAATCGTAACCAACGTATCTATGTCCTCTTCTTCTCCTGAGGATGAAGACTGCATCGTGGCTGTCAAGTTCTTGGGACCTCAGCTAAGCTTGTGCAGGCCTGCTCAGAGAGATTGCAAGTGGAGCAACATCAGAATCACAGACCCCAGCTTCTACTCTTCCCATGTAATGTACTCCAAGAGAGATGGCATGTTCTCCATGCCCGCTTCTAGAGGCCACTACATCGGATCATGGGATCTTAGGAGACACATGAAGGAACCAAAGATTCAGATGCTGCGGCTTCCCGATGAAGATCCAATTCCAGAAATGACAGAGAAAAAGTGGCAGAGATTAGAGTCTTGTTGTACGAAGCAACACTACTTAGTGGAGTCGTTACACACTGATGAGACTTTTATGGTGAAGTGGTACACAGAAAGCCATCCCATTGCCAATAATACTTTGAATTTATGGGATCATTTCCTTGTGTTGAAGATAGACAAGGAAGGAAATGCTGTTTACACCAAAGGCATTGGACATCTCTGCATTTTACTCTCCAAGTCTGAAGCTATCTGTATTCCATCTAAATCGAACCGCAAAGTCAAAAACAGCGTCTATATGTTGAGAGAGCACGAGTTTGCCATTGTCATGATCGACACTAACCAGAAGTTTTGTCAAAGACCTTTCCCTTCCTCCTTACCTTACTATATTCCGAAAAGACTACTAATATAG